The following coding sequences lie in one Fusarium poae strain DAOMC 252244 chromosome 1, whole genome shotgun sequence genomic window:
- a CDS encoding hypothetical protein (TransMembrane:5 (o165-183i190-213o219-238i250-272o278-298i)~BUSCO:42780at5125) produces the protein MSASSARGHYANPPLEDEDDLIDPDDADLNDFDDPLATNNARQPLTGNIGSSSSSRPLNEGYLTSRIPGEDRAAPLNTIDESVWDTLRRDLLAVWAKLREVLYPRYLLGGTMFDSEGGIRGAYSSIRGAGLSGTREELTGLASRMVDAEALLQSNMTPGLRDWDLWGPLIFCLLLSVLLSFTARSEQRDAVFSGVFAMIWLGEAVVTLQIKLLGGNISFAQSVCIIGYTLFPLVLAAMMSALGLHWIARIPIYIVLIGWSLAAGVSILGGSGVVKNRVFLAVYPLLVFYLGLGCLCFIS, from the exons ATGTCAGCTTCCAGCGCTCGAGGGCACTATGCCAACCCACCTctcgaggatgaggacgaccTAATCGACCCTGATGATG CCGATCTTAACGACTTTGACGACCCTCTTGCGACGAACAATGCTCGCCAACCGTTGACAGGCAACATCGGCTCCAGCTCATCATCGCGACCTTTGAACGAAGGCTATTTAACATCACGGATCCCTGGAGAAGACAGAGCAGCCCCTCTGAACACAATTGACGAGTCCGTCTGGGATACCTTGCGACGCGACCTGCTCGCCGTCTGGGCCAAGCTGAGAGAGGTTCTGTACCCTCGCTACCTTCTGGGTGGTACTATGTTTGACAGCGAGGGAGGTATTCGTGGCGCTTACTCAAGCATTCGTGGTGCTGGTCTATCGGGAACAAGAGAGGAACTTACTGGACTAGCAAGCCGCATGGTCGACGCTGAAGCTCTGCTTCAAAGCAACATGACACCCGGCCTTCGTGACTGGGATCTTTGGGGTCCTCTGATCTTCTGCCTACTTCTCAGTGTTCTTCTGAGCTTCACTGCTCGTTCGGAACAAAGAGATGCTGTTTTCAGTGGTGTCTTTGCCATGATCTGGCTCGGAGAGGCTGTGGTGACTCTGCAAATCAAGCTGCTAGGTGGAAATAT CTCATTTGCTCAGAGCGTCTGTATTATCGGATACACTCTTTTCCCTCTGGTCCTTGCTGCCATGATGTCTGCTCTGGGTCTCCACTGGATTGCTCGTATCCCCATCTACATTGTCTTGATCGGCTGGTCCCTAGCCGCTGGTGTTAGTATCTTGGGTGGTAGCGGCGTGGTCAAGAACCGGGTTTTCCTTGCAGTATATCCCCTGCTCGTCTTCTATCTTGGTCTGGGCTGCCTGTGTTTTATCAGCTAA